A genomic segment from Modestobacter roseus encodes:
- a CDS encoding helix-turn-helix domain-containing protein, with product MAENLIGEYLRARREQVRPDDVGITATGSRRVPGLRRDELAMLAGISSEYYTRLEQGRDRHPSAQVLDAVARALGLDAASTTHLHDLADPAPRRRRAPRRTERVRPSVARLLATWDRTPAFVQGRHLDVLAANPLAVALSPLFQPGTNLLRSFLLAPGAELGPAREATAAQLVAILRNAAGPDVDDPHLTELVGELSVRSELFRRLWARHDVRRHPGGGVYRVAHPQVGDLELRYDKFTVADAEDQVLVVYQAEPGSRSAEALTLLSSLAAVDQAGLVSTVPRVRTRSKRDASSVPGSAV from the coding sequence GTGGCGGAGAACCTGATCGGGGAGTACCTGCGCGCCCGGCGGGAGCAGGTGCGCCCGGACGACGTCGGCATCACCGCCACCGGCTCCCGCCGCGTCCCCGGCCTGCGCCGGGACGAGCTGGCGATGCTGGCCGGCATCAGCAGCGAGTACTACACGCGGCTGGAACAGGGCCGCGACCGGCACCCGTCCGCGCAGGTGCTGGACGCGGTCGCCCGCGCGCTGGGGCTGGACGCCGCCTCGACCACCCACCTGCACGACCTCGCCGACCCGGCGCCCCGCCGCCGGCGCGCGCCCCGCCGCACCGAGCGGGTGCGGCCCAGCGTCGCCCGGCTGCTCGCGACCTGGGACCGGACGCCGGCGTTCGTGCAGGGTCGCCACCTCGACGTGCTGGCCGCGAACCCGCTGGCCGTGGCGCTGTCGCCGTTGTTCCAGCCGGGCACCAACCTGCTCCGCTCCTTCCTGCTGGCGCCCGGCGCCGAGCTCGGCCCCGCCCGGGAGGCGACGGCGGCCCAGCTGGTCGCCATCCTGCGGAACGCGGCCGGGCCGGACGTCGACGACCCGCACCTGACCGAGCTCGTGGGTGAGCTGTCGGTGCGCAGCGAGCTGTTCCGGCGACTGTGGGCCCGGCACGACGTGCGCCGGCACCCCGGCGGCGGGGTGTACCGCGTGGCGCACCCGCAGGTCGGCGACCTCGAGCTGCGCTACGACAAGTTCACCGTGGCCGACGCCGAGGACCAGGTGCTGGTCGTCTACCAGGCCGAGCCGGGCTCCCGGTCGGCCGAGGCGCTGACCCTGCTGTCCTCACTCGCAGCCGTCGATCAGGCCGGGCTCGTCTCGACCGTCCCGAGGGTGCGGACCAGGTCGAAGCGGGACGCGTCCTCCGTGCCGGGCTCCGCGGTGTAG
- a CDS encoding SDR family oxidoreductase, producing MTRTWLVTGVSSGFGRLLAEQLLARGDRVAGTVRRPDAVADLRAAHGDAFSVHQLDLTDTGRIRGVVDDAAAALGRLDVVVSNAGYGLFGAAEELSDDQVTHQLDTNLLGSIQLVRAALPHLRAAGGGRVLQVSSSAGQAAWPGSSLYNATKWGIEGFCEAVAAEVAPFGIGVTIVEPGGARTGFGPTGLRFAEPLAAYDGTPAAASRAFRDGGPPGVIGDPARMVAAMIASVDRSPAPLRLVLGSDAWTAMTAALEARLDSVRGQRATAGATDG from the coding sequence ATGACACGCACCTGGCTCGTGACCGGGGTGAGCAGCGGCTTCGGCCGGCTGCTCGCCGAACAGCTCCTCGCCCGCGGCGACCGGGTCGCCGGGACGGTGCGGCGACCCGACGCGGTCGCCGACCTCCGCGCTGCCCACGGCGACGCCTTCTCCGTCCACCAGCTCGACCTCACCGACACCGGCCGCATCCGCGGCGTGGTGGACGACGCCGCAGCCGCGCTCGGCCGGCTCGACGTGGTCGTCAGCAACGCCGGCTACGGGCTGTTCGGCGCCGCCGAGGAGCTCAGCGACGACCAGGTGACCCACCAGCTCGACACCAACCTCCTCGGCTCGATCCAGCTGGTCCGCGCCGCGCTGCCGCACCTGCGCGCGGCCGGCGGCGGGCGGGTGCTCCAGGTGTCCTCGTCGGCCGGGCAGGCGGCCTGGCCCGGCTCGTCGCTGTACAACGCGACCAAGTGGGGGATCGAGGGCTTCTGCGAGGCGGTCGCCGCGGAGGTCGCGCCGTTCGGGATCGGCGTGACGATCGTCGAGCCGGGCGGCGCCCGCACCGGCTTCGGGCCGACCGGGCTGCGCTTCGCCGAGCCGCTCGCCGCCTACGACGGCACGCCGGCCGCCGCGTCCCGGGCGTTCCGCGACGGTGGTCCGCCCGGGGTGATCGGCGACCCCGCACGGATGGTCGCGGCGATGATCGCCAGCGTCGACCGGAGCCCCGCCCCGCTCCGGCTGGTGCTCGGCAGCGACGCCTGGACGGCGATGACCGCGGCGCTGGAGGCCCGGCTGGACTCGGTGCGGGGGCAGCGGGCCACCGCGGGGGCCACGGACGGCTGA
- a CDS encoding MFS transporter — MLLGLTTYVPTYVQEALGTGPLVAGFALAALTIGWPVSASLSGRLYLRIGIRATALLGSLVVVAGAALLLLLDASSSVVQVGATCFVIGLGMGLTAAPTLIAAQSAVSWQQRGVVTGTNMFFRSMGSALGVAAFGAVVNGTLGSASLESADVGPDALTGAVHSVFLATAGVAVLLLVAVLLMPRGDRPAAAQPATTETTAAAG; from the coding sequence GTGCTGCTCGGGCTCACCACCTACGTGCCCACCTACGTGCAGGAGGCGCTGGGCACCGGCCCGCTGGTGGCCGGCTTCGCGCTGGCGGCGCTCACCATCGGGTGGCCGGTCTCGGCGTCGCTGTCCGGGCGGCTGTACCTGCGGATCGGGATCCGGGCCACCGCGCTGCTGGGTTCGCTGGTCGTGGTGGCCGGCGCCGCTCTGCTGCTGCTCCTGGACGCCTCCTCCAGCGTCGTCCAGGTGGGCGCGACGTGCTTCGTGATCGGGCTGGGCATGGGGCTCACCGCCGCGCCGACGCTGATCGCGGCGCAGTCGGCGGTGAGCTGGCAGCAACGCGGCGTGGTCACCGGCACGAACATGTTCTTCCGCTCGATGGGCAGCGCCCTCGGCGTCGCCGCCTTCGGCGCCGTGGTGAACGGCACGCTGGGGTCGGCGTCGCTGGAGTCCGCCGACGTCGGCCCGGACGCGCTCACCGGCGCCGTGCACTCGGTGTTCCTGGCGACGGCGGGCGTGGCGGTGCTGCTGCTGGTCGCCGTCCTGCTCATGCCCCGCGGCGACCGGCCGGCGGCGGCGCAGCCGGCCACCACCGAGACCACGGCCGCCGCCGGCTGA
- a CDS encoding reverse transcriptase family protein — MTAPSGRRAATTAAGIAVALLGSRWRRREMVRATAVALGYARAPRWVGTLVGEVLVAYRDAPVDRPRELAAFVRTTAGWQRGWTRVPQPRVARWQPTVTEVAFRRHGVTELPDLAALARLLDLDTGELAWFADAHRLERTVREPLRHYRWRTVGSRLVAAPKPRLKEAQRRLLRHVVGPLPVHGAAHGCVPGRSVRTAVAPHAGAAVVLQLDLEAFFPSIAAERVQALLQTVGGLPEPVAHAVTGLVTTVVPRSVWAAVPVPAGPDRDRDRHHRVGRRLAVPHLPQGAPTSPALANLVAFRLDRRLAGLAASFGAQYTRYVDDLTFSGDRALDRGRFASLVGAVVAEEGFRLNAAKTRSTTSAGRQSVLGAVVNVHPTLPRTDRDALRALLHNCAVHGWRSQVRDHDPATFRDHVLGRVAWAASIDPAFGVRARRLADRIDWTAHPVRSPEGPGHD; from the coding sequence GTGACGGCCCCGTCCGGGCGGCGGGCGGCGACGACGGCCGCCGGCATCGCCGTCGCCCTGCTGGGCAGCCGCTGGCGCCGGCGGGAGATGGTCCGCGCGACGGCGGTGGCGCTCGGGTACGCCCGCGCCCCGCGGTGGGTGGGCACCCTCGTCGGTGAGGTGCTGGTGGCCTACCGGGACGCCCCGGTGGACCGGCCGCGGGAGCTGGCCGCCTTCGTGCGGACCACGGCGGGCTGGCAGCGCGGCTGGACGAGGGTGCCGCAGCCCCGGGTGGCGCGGTGGCAGCCGACGGTCACCGAGGTGGCGTTCCGCCGGCACGGGGTGACGGAGCTGCCGGACCTGGCGGCGCTGGCCCGGCTGCTGGACCTGGACACCGGCGAGCTGGCCTGGTTCGCCGACGCCCACCGGCTGGAGCGCACGGTCCGGGAGCCGCTGCGGCACTACCGGTGGCGGACCGTCGGCTCGCGCCTGGTGGCGGCGCCGAAGCCGCGGCTGAAGGAGGCGCAGCGGCGGCTGCTGCGCCACGTGGTGGGGCCGCTGCCGGTGCACGGGGCGGCGCACGGGTGCGTGCCGGGGCGGTCGGTGCGGACGGCGGTGGCGCCGCACGCGGGGGCGGCGGTGGTGCTGCAGCTGGACCTGGAGGCGTTCTTCCCGAGCATCGCCGCGGAGCGGGTGCAGGCGCTGCTGCAGACGGTCGGCGGGCTGCCGGAGCCGGTGGCGCACGCGGTGACCGGCCTGGTGACGACGGTGGTGCCGCGGTCGGTGTGGGCGGCGGTGCCGGTGCCGGCCGGCCCTGACCGGGACAGGGACCGGCACCACCGGGTCGGCCGGCGGCTCGCGGTGCCGCACCTGCCGCAGGGGGCACCGACCTCGCCGGCGCTGGCGAACCTGGTGGCGTTCCGGCTGGACCGGCGGCTGGCGGGGCTGGCCGCGTCGTTCGGCGCCCAGTACACCCGGTACGTCGACGACCTGACGTTCAGCGGCGACCGCGCGCTGGACCGGGGGCGGTTCGCCTCGCTGGTCGGTGCGGTGGTGGCCGAGGAGGGCTTCCGGCTGAACGCGGCGAAGACCCGGTCGACGACGTCGGCGGGGCGGCAGTCGGTGCTGGGCGCGGTGGTGAACGTGCACCCGACGCTGCCGCGCACCGACCGGGACGCGCTGCGGGCGCTGCTGCACAACTGCGCGGTGCACGGCTGGCGGTCCCAGGTGCGCGACCACGACCCGGCGACGTTCCGCGACCACGTGCTGGGCCGGGTGGCGTGGGCGGCGTCGATCGACCCGGCGTTCGGCGTCCGGGCCCGCCGGCTGGCCGACCGGATCGACTGGACGGCGCACCCGGTGCGCTCCCCCGAGGGGCCCGGGCACGATTGA
- a CDS encoding DMT family transporter, with amino-acid sequence MTAAILLALLSACAFATSTVVQHRCATSAGESLPDGAVLRLVGRLVRHRGWLMGQVAALVGFLLHAAALTFGPVVIVQPLLSGGLVLSLALGALIDRRHPERTLPDRGQWVAAALVVLALAVFVVSAKPDHGSEFADPAPLLACLGAGAGIMVLAALWALRPAPPHKALALGIAAGFGFGLTGLLLKDVVAHPPAELLTSWTTYVLLASGAASIVFAQWAYQSGALIEMLPAMAVLEPLVAVGLATLVYDERLQPGALAHAGQAFGVVALVVGVAVLARRSAAQEESEVPLGLPPPASFAVPHSIEQHEPAVGRGGPRR; translated from the coding sequence GTGACTGCGGCCATCCTCCTGGCGCTGCTGTCGGCGTGTGCCTTCGCCACCTCGACCGTGGTGCAGCACCGGTGCGCGACGTCGGCGGGTGAGTCCCTGCCCGACGGGGCCGTGCTGCGGCTGGTCGGTCGGCTCGTCCGGCACCGCGGGTGGCTGATGGGTCAGGTCGCCGCGCTCGTCGGGTTCCTGCTGCACGCCGCCGCCCTGACGTTCGGCCCGGTGGTCATCGTCCAGCCGCTGCTCTCCGGCGGGCTGGTGCTCTCCCTCGCCCTGGGTGCGCTGATCGACCGGCGACACCCCGAACGCACCCTGCCCGACCGCGGGCAGTGGGTCGCGGCCGCGCTGGTGGTCCTCGCGCTCGCCGTCTTCGTCGTCTCGGCCAAGCCCGACCACGGTTCGGAGTTCGCCGACCCCGCTCCGCTGCTGGCCTGCCTGGGCGCCGGGGCCGGGATCATGGTGCTCGCCGCGCTGTGGGCACTGCGTCCCGCCCCGCCGCACAAGGCCCTCGCCCTGGGCATCGCCGCCGGCTTCGGCTTCGGCCTCACCGGCCTGCTGCTCAAGGACGTGGTGGCCCATCCGCCCGCCGAGCTGCTGACCTCGTGGACCACGTACGTGCTGCTGGCCAGCGGCGCCGCCTCCATCGTGTTCGCGCAGTGGGCCTACCAGTCCGGCGCGCTGATCGAGATGCTGCCGGCGATGGCGGTGCTCGAGCCGCTCGTCGCCGTCGGCCTGGCCACCCTGGTCTACGACGAGCGGCTGCAACCGGGGGCGCTCGCCCACGCCGGCCAGGCCTTCGGCGTCGTCGCGCTCGTCGTCGGGGTCGCGGTGCTGGCCCGCCGGTCGGCGGCGCAGGAGGAGTCCGAGGTGCCGCTCGGGCTGCCGCCACCGGCGTCCTTCGCGGTGCCGCACTCCATCGAGCAGCACGAGCCCGCCGTCGGACGGGGCGGCCCCCGCCGCTGA
- a CDS encoding putative bifunctional diguanylate cyclase/phosphodiesterase, which translates to MQRDRGAPTAVLRTGTAVLALAVLVAGAPGPAVVPLAVVLALGALAVFLRRAVPGPDRRVWVRLQGTAVLLAVGVLVTVLPAAGPLGVVPAMVAVVVGFPTTYGGLLRWNRFSTSAADPNDVLNASAAVLVAVAMGNVVVDLVGGPLTELPEWQLQPMLAAAAVAVIELGTSWVITAVAGLARDVRMALVAGTQVALLVAAGLALWSAGEAVGPVAAVTGAAVVMCSVAAALPARTSTPQPADPADSTVGAFALISVATVTLVVGALTDSRAAIIWCAGLAAVASSLRLLVNLRDLAQLAVSRREALTDELTGLANRRALIRRIEELCATGHPFSLGLVDLDRFKEVNDGLGHAAGDELLRRVSRRLADHLPAGAMVGRLGGDEFAVVVPVPPQGDPGDLTPSLGADLVTLSREPYDVDGLVLHAPVCVGTTGHVADGHAPGDCATRLLRRADAALYDAKRHGATAVTYDATRHVDTSGRITLVEELRAAVDTDQLVLWYQPQVDVASGRTVGVEALVRWQHPTRGLLAPAEFLPLAEAHALMGPVTERVLAEAVRQGAEWRRTGTPLRVSVNLSASNLSDTALPARVAALLAEHGLPASALVLEVTETVLMTEPDAGLVVVRALAELGAAISIDDFGTGWSSLTYLKDLPVTELKLDRSFTADLLTEPRTAAIVHGTIELAHRLGLRVVAEGVETAATLAHLARLDCDESQGYLHSRPVPAPAVTALLAVATTAPPVRQPA; encoded by the coding sequence ATGCAACGCGACCGCGGCGCGCCGACCGCCGTCCTCCGCACCGGGACGGCGGTGCTCGCGCTGGCCGTCCTGGTGGCCGGGGCGCCCGGTCCCGCCGTCGTCCCGCTGGCCGTCGTGCTCGCGCTGGGTGCGCTCGCCGTGTTCCTGCGCCGCGCCGTGCCGGGTCCGGACCGGCGCGTGTGGGTGCGACTGCAGGGCACCGCGGTCCTGCTGGCCGTCGGCGTGCTGGTCACCGTGCTCCCCGCCGCGGGTCCGCTCGGCGTGGTGCCGGCGATGGTCGCCGTGGTGGTGGGCTTCCCGACGACGTACGGCGGCCTCCTCCGCTGGAACCGGTTCTCGACCAGCGCCGCCGACCCCAACGACGTGCTCAACGCCTCCGCCGCGGTGCTGGTCGCGGTGGCCATGGGCAACGTGGTCGTCGACCTGGTCGGCGGGCCGCTGACCGAGCTCCCCGAATGGCAGCTGCAGCCGATGCTGGCCGCCGCCGCGGTGGCCGTCATCGAGCTGGGCACCAGCTGGGTGATCACCGCCGTGGCCGGACTGGCCCGGGACGTGCGCATGGCGCTGGTGGCGGGGACGCAGGTCGCACTGCTCGTCGCGGCCGGTCTGGCGCTGTGGTCGGCGGGCGAGGCGGTCGGACCCGTCGCCGCCGTCACCGGCGCCGCGGTGGTGATGTGCAGCGTCGCGGCCGCGCTGCCGGCGCGGACGAGCACCCCGCAGCCGGCCGACCCGGCGGACTCCACCGTGGGCGCCTTCGCGCTCATCTCGGTGGCCACGGTGACGCTGGTGGTGGGTGCGCTGACCGACTCGCGGGCCGCGATCATCTGGTGCGCGGGGCTGGCCGCGGTCGCCTCGAGCCTGCGGCTGCTGGTGAACCTCCGGGACCTGGCGCAGCTGGCGGTGAGCCGGCGCGAGGCGCTGACCGACGAGCTGACCGGGCTGGCCAACCGCCGCGCGCTGATCCGGCGGATCGAGGAGCTGTGTGCCACCGGGCACCCCTTCTCCCTGGGCCTGGTCGACCTGGACCGCTTCAAGGAGGTCAACGACGGTCTCGGCCACGCGGCCGGCGACGAGCTGCTGCGCAGGGTCAGCCGTCGGCTGGCCGACCACCTGCCCGCGGGTGCGATGGTCGGGCGGCTGGGCGGCGACGAGTTCGCCGTCGTCGTCCCGGTGCCCCCGCAGGGCGACCCCGGCGACCTGACCCCGTCGCTCGGCGCCGACCTGGTCACGCTGTCCCGGGAGCCCTACGACGTGGACGGGCTGGTGCTGCACGCCCCGGTCTGCGTCGGCACGACCGGGCACGTCGCCGACGGCCACGCGCCGGGCGACTGCGCCACCCGGCTGCTGCGCCGCGCCGACGCGGCCCTCTACGACGCCAAGCGCCACGGCGCGACGGCGGTCACCTACGACGCCACCCGGCACGTGGACACCAGCGGCCGGATCACCCTGGTCGAGGAGCTGCGCGCCGCCGTCGACACCGACCAGCTCGTGCTCTGGTACCAGCCGCAGGTCGACGTCGCCTCCGGGCGGACGGTCGGTGTGGAGGCGCTGGTGCGGTGGCAGCACCCGACCCGGGGCCTGCTGGCACCCGCGGAGTTCCTCCCCCTCGCCGAGGCGCACGCCCTGATGGGGCCGGTCACCGAGCGGGTGCTCGCCGAGGCGGTCCGCCAGGGCGCCGAGTGGCGCCGGACCGGGACGCCGCTGCGGGTGTCGGTCAACCTGTCGGCCAGCAACCTGTCCGACACCGCGCTGCCCGCCCGGGTCGCGGCGCTGCTGGCCGAGCACGGGCTGCCGGCCTCGGCCCTGGTGCTGGAGGTGACGGAGACGGTGCTGATGACCGAGCCGGACGCCGGCCTCGTCGTCGTCCGCGCGCTGGCCGAGCTGGGCGCCGCGATCAGCATCGACGACTTCGGCACCGGCTGGTCGTCGCTGACCTACCTCAAGGACCTGCCGGTGACCGAGCTCAAGCTGGACCGCTCGTTCACCGCCGACCTGCTCACCGAGCCCCGGACGGCGGCGATCGTGCACGGCACGATCGAGCTGGCCCACCGGCTGGGCCTGCGGGTGGTGGCCGAGGGGGTCGAGACCGCGGCGACGCTGGCCCACCTGGCGCGGCTGGACTGCGACGAGAGCCAGGGGTACCTGCACTCGCGCCCGGTGCCGGCCCCGGCCGTCACCGCCCTGCTCGCCGTCGCCACCACCGCTCCCCCGGTCCGGCAGCCGGCCTGA
- a CDS encoding PPOX class F420-dependent oxidoreductase: MDLPASLLALLRGPSPCFLATLMPDGSPQMTQTWVDTDGTHIVINTVAGFQKVRNMQRDPRVAVNVADPRDVSRYVAVRGRVVEITADGAAAHIDQLAQKYLGGPYPWYGGRDQQRLIVRIAADRISSPQG, from the coding sequence GTGGACCTGCCCGCCTCGCTGCTCGCCCTGCTCCGGGGGCCGAGCCCCTGCTTCCTGGCCACGCTGATGCCCGACGGGTCGCCGCAGATGACCCAGACCTGGGTGGACACCGACGGGACGCACATCGTCATCAACACCGTGGCGGGGTTCCAGAAGGTGCGGAACATGCAGCGCGACCCGCGGGTGGCGGTCAACGTGGCCGACCCGCGGGACGTGTCGCGCTACGTCGCCGTCCGGGGGCGGGTCGTGGAGATCACCGCCGACGGCGCCGCGGCGCACATCGATCAGCTCGCGCAGAAGTACCTGGGCGGCCCCTACCCCTGGTACGGCGGCCGGGACCAGCAGCGGCTGATCGTGCGGATCGCCGCGGACCGCATCTCCTCGCCGCAGGGGTGA
- a CDS encoding SpoIIE family protein phosphatase has product MQEPTRVGGASRTDQDAAQLRAQLAIAAADIGTFDWDLISGRLVWDDRLIALFGYRKDTFGEAIEAFNDRVHPDDLPRVTEALNTAIDECGDYDAVYRVVVPGAETRWVSARGRALPGPDGAAVRVIGVATDVTATLDGEARVTRVLEAMPAGFYQLDPDWRFTHVNAEAERLLQRSREDLLGEVIWEAFPAAVNSVFEDSYRAAVADGLPVAFDAHYPAPLDGWYEVRAWPTPEGLSVYFLEVTERHRALEQAERAARRLALLAQVSAELAGTLDVQAATARLPRIVVPALADFCVVTVIDDDGHPRDVGSWHVDPGSRAVLDHYTEVRLDAMPLTAPVARALYSDEPVSFRAEDVTQLLPVGRARELISVLAPGSEVALPLRARGRTLGLLTLFYAGGHEPTDEDVAVAQDVADRAGLALDNARLFGQQRQMAEGLQRSLLTEPPEPDHAEIVVRYLPAAEAARVGGDWYDAFLQPNGSTMLVIGDVVGHDTAAAAAMGQVRSLLRGIAAYSDAPPGEVLRGLDAAMAVLQLDTIATAAVARFEQTDDERERGVTRMIWANAGHLPPLALHPDGSVAVLADWKADLLLGVDSGTVRSDSVVTLDRGATVLLYTDGLIERRDSDLDTGLDRLRAALTELADRPLQELCDELIERLVEGKPDDDVALVAVRLHPQDRPRPPEAGPNRVPDVVPADPATP; this is encoded by the coding sequence GTGCAAGAGCCGACCAGGGTCGGCGGGGCGTCGCGTACCGACCAGGACGCCGCGCAGCTGCGCGCCCAGCTGGCGATCGCCGCGGCCGACATCGGCACCTTCGACTGGGACCTGATCAGCGGACGCCTGGTCTGGGACGACCGGCTGATCGCGCTGTTCGGCTACCGGAAGGACACCTTCGGGGAGGCCATCGAGGCGTTCAACGACCGGGTGCACCCCGATGACCTCCCGCGGGTGACCGAAGCGCTCAACACCGCGATCGACGAGTGCGGCGACTACGACGCCGTCTACCGGGTGGTCGTCCCCGGCGCCGAGACCCGCTGGGTGTCCGCCCGCGGCCGGGCGCTGCCCGGTCCCGACGGCGCCGCGGTCCGGGTCATCGGGGTCGCCACCGACGTCACCGCGACCCTGGACGGCGAGGCCCGGGTCACCCGGGTGCTCGAGGCGATGCCCGCCGGCTTCTACCAGCTCGACCCCGACTGGCGGTTCACGCACGTCAACGCCGAGGCCGAGCGGCTGCTGCAGCGCTCCCGCGAGGACCTGCTGGGCGAGGTCATCTGGGAGGCCTTCCCGGCGGCGGTGAACAGCGTGTTCGAGGACAGCTACCGCGCAGCGGTCGCCGACGGGCTGCCGGTCGCCTTCGACGCCCACTACCCCGCCCCGCTGGACGGCTGGTACGAGGTCCGGGCCTGGCCGACCCCCGAGGGCCTGTCGGTCTACTTCCTGGAGGTCACCGAGCGCCACCGCGCCCTGGAGCAGGCCGAGCGCGCCGCCCGGCGGCTGGCGCTGCTCGCCCAGGTCAGCGCGGAGCTGGCCGGCACGCTGGACGTGCAGGCGGCGACGGCACGGCTCCCGCGGATCGTCGTCCCGGCGCTGGCCGATTTCTGCGTCGTCACCGTGATCGACGACGACGGGCACCCCCGCGACGTCGGCAGCTGGCACGTCGACCCCGGCAGCCGGGCAGTGCTGGACCACTACACCGAGGTCCGGCTGGACGCGATGCCGCTGACCGCGCCGGTGGCGCGGGCGCTGTACTCCGACGAACCGGTCTCCTTCCGCGCCGAGGACGTGACGCAGCTGCTGCCGGTTGGCCGGGCGCGGGAGCTGATCTCGGTGCTCGCCCCCGGGAGCGAGGTCGCGCTGCCGCTGCGGGCCCGCGGTCGCACGCTGGGCCTGCTCACCCTCTTCTACGCCGGCGGGCACGAGCCCACCGACGAGGACGTCGCCGTGGCCCAGGACGTCGCGGACCGGGCCGGGCTCGCGCTGGACAACGCCCGCCTGTTCGGCCAGCAGCGGCAGATGGCCGAGGGGCTGCAGCGCAGCCTGCTCACCGAGCCGCCGGAGCCCGACCACGCCGAGATCGTGGTGCGGTACCTGCCCGCCGCCGAGGCCGCCCGGGTGGGCGGCGACTGGTACGACGCGTTCCTGCAGCCCAACGGCTCGACGATGCTGGTGATCGGCGACGTCGTCGGCCACGACACCGCGGCCGCCGCCGCGATGGGCCAGGTGCGCAGCCTGCTGCGCGGCATCGCCGCCTACAGCGACGCGCCCCCCGGCGAGGTGCTGCGCGGGCTGGACGCGGCGATGGCGGTGCTCCAGCTGGACACCATCGCCACCGCCGCCGTCGCCCGGTTCGAGCAGACGGACGACGAACGGGAGCGCGGGGTGACCCGGATGATCTGGGCCAACGCCGGGCACCTGCCGCCGCTGGCGCTCCACCCCGACGGCAGCGTGGCGGTGCTCGCCGACTGGAAGGCCGACCTGCTGCTCGGCGTCGACTCCGGGACGGTGCGCAGCGACTCGGTGGTCACCCTGGACCGGGGCGCGACGGTGCTGCTCTACACCGACGGGCTCATCGAGCGCCGCGACTCCGACCTGGACACCGGCCTGGACCGGCTGCGCGCGGCGCTCACCGAGCTCGCCGACCGGCCGCTGCAGGAGCTGTGCGACGAGCTGATCGAGCGCCTGGTCGAGGGCAAGCCGGACGACGACGTGGCGCTGGTCGCCGTGCGCCTGCACCCGCAGGACCGGCCGCGGCCACCCGAGGCAGGCCCCAACCGGGTGCCCGACGTGGTGCCGGCCGACCCGGCCACCCCCTGA